A genomic region of Alistipes megaguti contains the following coding sequences:
- a CDS encoding helix-turn-helix transcriptional regulator, whose amino-acid sequence MAKKYVNRLKIMLAVTRHSNKWLAEMLGKDQATISKWCTNTCQPDLETLIRISDLLKVDVNDLLNKECIKE is encoded by the coding sequence ATGGCAAAGAAATATGTAAACAGATTGAAGATAATGTTGGCAGTAACCAGGCACTCAAACAAGTGGTTGGCAGAAATGTTGGGTAAAGACCAAGCAACCATTTCTAAATGGTGCACCAACACTTGCCAACCAGACTTGGAAACCTTAATACGGATTTCTGATTTGCTGAAAGTGGATGTAAACGATTTGTTGAACAAAGAATGTATCAAAGAATGA